In Podospora pseudopauciseta strain CBS 411.78 chromosome 3, whole genome shotgun sequence, one genomic interval encodes:
- a CDS encoding hypothetical protein (COG:J; EggNog:ENOG503P16K) produces the protein MDKILRRVAMAERQVTKRIKRKTQRRYQQEKKERMREIKRHREEIGEDMRQAIIRRNEDLKLGPIAPNRDTGKLNEFGNPYGAISVDRALLHSQLTPAQKEARCAWAGGSKNLCLAPGDRVVILEGPYKGKIVPIKTIRTNTMVLEMEDELKTNVKIPEYLREPGSSPVEPIAMAVPISAVRLVYPLPHPDSGHVRDVIVRELKPINISYDRPTRRTLFSRLVPGLNVTIPWPAVPPVKHIDHPIDTLRIDVEERTYIPTLLRPPMPEVVIDELRNRYSKFRTRHTEEYIAKIQAQEDEKKARRKSVDTMLQPVQEYNRKLRELRRERGQPVLTDEMLEKIGRVIAKNQALRKSGGLVSAQLEQRKKQDEELRKAVESLSIEGGEGIAPVDQPKV, from the exons ATGGACAAGATCCTCCGCCGGGTTGCCATGGCCGAGCGCCAGGTGACAAAACGAATCAAGCGCAAGACCCAGCGCCGGTACcagcaagagaagaaggagcggATGAGGGAGATCAAGAGGCACAGAGAAGAAATCGGCGAGGACATGCGACAGGCCATCATCCGCCGCAATGAGGACCTCAAGTTGGGCCCCATCGCCCCCAACCGTGACACTGGCAAGCTCAACGAATTCGGCAACCCATACGGCGCCATCTCGGTCGACAGAGCTCTCCTCCACTCCCAGCTCACCCCCGCCCAAAAGGAAGCCCGCTGCGCCTGGGCCGGCGGCTCCAAGAACCTCTGCCTTGCCCCCGGAGACCGTGTAGTCATCCTCGAGGGCCCCTACAAGGGCAAGATCGTCCCCATCAAGACCATCCGAACCAACACCATGGTCCTCGAGATGGAGGACGAGCTCAAG ACCAACGTCAAAATCCCCGAATACCTCCGCGAACCCGGCTCCTCCCCAGTAGAACCAATCGCCATGGCCGTCCCCATCTCAGCCGTCCGCCTCGtctaccccctcccccaccccgaCTCCGGCCACGTCCGCGACGTCATCGTCCGCGAGCTCAAACCCATCAACATCTCCTACGACCGTCCCACCCGCcgcaccctcttctcccgccTCGTCCCCGGCCTCAACGTCACCATCCCCTGGCCCGCCGTCCCCCCCGTCAAGCACATCGACCACCCAATCGACACCCTCCGCATCGACGTCGAGGAACGCACCTacatccccaccctcctgcGTCCCCCAATGCCAGAGGTGGTCATTGACGAGCTCCGCAACCGCTACAGCAAGTTCCGCACGAGGCACACGGAGGAGTACATCGCCAAGATTCAGGCCcaggaggacgagaagaaggccaggAGGAAGAGCGTCGATACGATGTTGCAGCCGGTGCAGGAGTACAACAGGAAGCTGAGGGAGCTGAGACGGGAGAGGGGCCAGCCGGTGCTGACGGATgagatgttggagaagatTGGCAGGGTTATTGCCAAGAATCAGGCGCTGAGGAAGAgcggtgggttggtgagcgCGCAGTTGGagcagaggaagaagcaggacgaggagttgaggaaggcggtggagagtTTATCGATagagggcggcgaggggaTAGCGCCGGTGGACCAACCAAAGGTGTAG
- the RHO1 gene encoding GTP-binding protein Rho1 (COG:U; EggNog:ENOG503NV4I): MAAELRRKLVIVGDGACGKTCLLIVFSKGTFPEVYVPTVFENYVADVEVDGKHVELALWDTAGQEDYDRLRPLSYPDSHVILICFAIDSPDSLDNVGEKWCSEVHHFCPDVPKILVGCKKDLRFDQKTIEELRKTSQQPVSPEQGQQVATNIKATKYLECSAKTNEGVREVFEFATRAALMKKSSKKKGKCVIA; encoded by the exons ATGGCCGCCGAGCTTCGCCGGAAGTTGGTTATCGTCGGTGACGGTGCCTGCGGAAAGACGTGCTTGTTGAT TGTTTTCTCCAAGGGTACCTTCCCAGAG GTCTATGTCCCTACCGTCTTCGAAAACTACGTTGCCGatgtcgaggttgatggaaaGCACGTCGAGCTCGCCCTTTGGGATACGGCTGGCCAAGAGGATTACGACCGTCTCCGCCCTCTCTCTTACCCCGACTCCCACGTCATCTTGATCTGCTTCGCCATCGACTCGCCCGATTCCCTCGACAACGTTGGCGAGAAG TGGTGCTCCGAGGTACACCATTTCTGTCCCGATGTTCCCAAGATCCTTGTTGGTTGCAAGAAGGATCTCCGTTTCGACCAGAAGACCATCGAGGAGCTCCGCAAGACCAGCCAACAGCCCGTGTCCCCTGAACAG GGTCAACAAGTTGCCACCAATATCAAGGCCACCAAGTATCTCGAGTGCTCCGCCAAGACCAACGAGGGTGTCCGGGAAGTGTTCGAGTTCGCGACGCGGGCCGCGTTGATGAAGAAGTCAtcaaagaagaagggcaagtgCGTCATCGCCTAA
- a CDS encoding hypothetical protein (EggNog:ENOG503NV5G; COG:E), with amino-acid sequence MSRIRRDIPEGERAPAQEENIGLLSSHDASQEPQRRPSPIHSNSTSSSKSSSRERPPGGLSIHPPGPRTPRTPNRVRFDLTPTFVPEEGRQFPAVPPKPTPTNEDTHHHARASFDYSESDTFNLDDDDYLSSSSTARRGHQRVPLLSDITAPSIAVASDRSLFGDHADAEDWHASEASRPKSNLSSAFMNMANSIIGAGIIGQPYAFKSAGLLSGTLLLVVLTVVVDWTICLIVINSKLSGASSFQGTVEKCFGKPGLIAISVAQWAFAFGGMVAFGVIVGDSIPNVMKAIWPDLAGGRIGSWLVDRRVVIVVFTLGVSWPLALYRDIAKLAKASTFALVSMGVIVLTVVVQVGFVEVEERGEVKGWEGWVLGDGIWSAIGVISFAFVCHHNSLLIYGSLEKPTIDRFSKVTHYSTAISMFACLLMALAGFLTFGDKTQGNVLNNFPADNTMVNIARLCFGLNMLTTLPLEAFVCREVMLNYYFPGDPFNLALHLIFTSSLVFSAMTLSLLTCDLGTVFDLVGGTSAAAMAYILPPLCYIRLTKKSWRTWVAWGVVGFGGVVMGMSMVQALGKMISGMFLFLFYFLTICFRC; translated from the exons ATGTCGAGAATACGAAGGGACATCCCTGAAGGAGAAAGGGCCCCAGCCCAAGAAGAGAACATCggtctcctctcctcccacgaCGCCTCCCAAGAACCACAACgacgcccctcccccatccacagcaacagcacctcCTCGAGcaaatcctcctcccgcgAACGACCCCCAGGCGGGCTATCTATCCACCCGCCCGGCCCACGAACACCACGCACACCAAACCGAGTCCGCTTCGACCTCACACCCACGTTCGTCCCAGAGGAAGGCAGGCAATTCCCCGCCgtccctcccaaacccacccccacaaACGAggacacccaccaccacgccaGAGCGTCGTTCGATTACTCCGAATCAGAcaccttcaacctcgacgacgatgattacctatcctcctcctccaccgcccgccGAGGCCACCAGCGCGTCCCTCTGCTATCAGATatcaccgccccctccatAGCCGTCGCATCCGACCGCTCCCTATTCGGCGACCACGCCGACGCAGAAGACTGGCACGCCTCGGAAGCATCCCGCCCCAAATCAAACCTGTCGTCAGCGTTCATGAACATGGCCAACAGCATCATCGGCGCGGGCATCATTGGCCAACCGTACGCCTTCAAGTCGGCCGGTCTCCTGTCTGGCACGTTGCTCCTCGTGGTCCTCaccgtggtggtggactggACGATCTgcctcatcgtcatcaactCCAAGCTCTCGGGGGCGTCGTCGTTTCAGGGCACGGTGGAGAAGTGTTTTGGCAAGCCGGGTTTGATCGCCATCAGCGTGGCGCAGTGGGCGTTTGCgtttggggggatggtggcgTTTGGGGTTATTGTGGGGGATTCGATACCAAATGTTATGAAGGCGATATGGCCGGATTTGGCTGGAGGGAGAATAGGGAGCTGGCTGGTGGAtaggagggtggtgattgtgGTTTTTACGCTGGGGGTGAGCTGGCCGCTGGCGTTGTATAGGGACATTGCCAAGCTGGCAAAGGCGAGCACGTTTGCGCTGGTGAGCATGGGGGTTATTGTtctgacggtggtggtgcaggtcgggtttgtggaggtggaggagaggggggaggtgaaggggtgggaggggtgggtgctGGGGGATGGGATTTGGAGTGCGATTGGGGTTATCAGTTTTG CATTTGTTTGCCATCACAACTCGTTGCTCATCTACGGCTCCCTCGAAAAACCGACCATCGATAGGTTCTCCAAGGTGACGCACTACAGTACGGCAATCAGCATGTTTGCCTGCCTCCTCATGGCCCTCGCAGGGTTTTTGACGTTTGGGGATAAGACCCAGGGCAACGTTCTCAACAATTTTCCCGCGGACAACACCATGGTCAACATCGCGAGGTTGTGCTTCGGACTCAACATGCTCAccactcttcctcttgaAGCCTTCGTCTGCAGGGAGGTGATGCTCAACTACTACTTCCCGGGAGATCCGTTCAACCTCGCCCTTCACTTAATATTTACGTCAAGCTTGGTTTTCAGCGCCATGACGCTGAGCCTGTTGACTTGTGACTTGGGAACGGTGTTTGATCTTGTGGGGGGGACGAGcgcggcggcgatggcgtATATCTTGCCGCCGTTGTGTTATATTAGGCTGACGAAGAAGAGCTGGAGGACGTGGGTGGcctggggggtggtggggtttggaggggtggtgatggggatgagtATGGTGCAGGCATTGGGAAAGATGATTAGTGGTATGttcttatttttattttattttttgaCTATTTGTTTCCGATGCTAA
- a CDS encoding hypothetical protein (EggNog:ENOG503NV4S; COG:O; MEROPS:MER0078983), translated as MLRPTSFLTKLALWVAAANAFVVFIPDDQCDPTGHCGPFTKTTRKHGGHSARSNGGEVVTFPLIARPRQVLDDESEPFDRVAVAIARVAQKFGGPPAVRARSQKDDKNYVPGNQYPISHPIKSTSEGSTGIYQYGPDFSYFIRVELGSQKTPLYMLLDTGAGNTWVMGTDCTEYACRLHDRFDTATSTSWKPNQADDFFINYGTGNVTGVVGWDNMVLAGKTVNVQFGVANHTAEELRHYAFDGILGLGMGHSVTGSFFKEVRQQNALKPIVAISMNRDSDGVNDGQATFGGIDPAKHVGEIKYADVTTEHKAKGEWVIPIEGFSFDGKQAKLNSTKAIIDTGTTYIFGSPPDVAELFKLVPGAKLDEKPAYTEYIVPCDTKTAFKVTFGGVAYEIPAKDWVAQVEDDKCLSRIYGYIDLPSFRPGEWIMGDVFLKNVYSVFDADNGNMRIGFANKAAPPKPTSTGNTGAVATGEDGRPVVPGSTGSATGETSAETVTPKTVSGGSKVGGVAFTLAWALVAWAMLAV; from the exons ATGTTGAGGCCGACGTCTTTTCTTACCAAGCTCGCACTTTGGGTTGCCGCTGCCAACGCCTTTGTTGTGTTCATTCCCGACGACCAATGCGATCCTACCGGCCATTGTGGTCCTTTCACCAAGACGACGCGGAAGCATGGCGGCCACTCGGCGAGGTCCAATGGCGGCGAGGTGGTCACGTTCCCTCTGATTGCAAGGCCAAGACAAGTT CTTGACGATGAGTCTGAACCTTTTGACCGTGTAGCAGTGGCTATTGCCCGTGTCGCCCAGAAGTTCGGAGGACCGCCTGCAGTGCGTGCCCGAAGTCAGAAAGACGACAAGAACTACGTGCCAGGGAACCAGTACCCTATTTCCCACCCCATCAAGTCGACATCAGAGGGCAGCACCGGCATCTATCAATACGGGCCCGacttttcttactttatcAGGGTCGAGCTCGGCTCCCAGAAGACGCCATTGTATATGCTTTTGGACACCGGTGCGGGCAACACTTGGGTCATGGGAACCGACTGCACGGAATATGCCTGCCGCCTTCACGATAGATTCGACACGGCAACATCAACGTCTTGGAAGCCCAATCAAGCTGATGACTTCTTCATCAACTATGGCACAGGTAATGTCACAGGTGTTGTGGGATGGGATAACATGGTGTTGGCGGGGAAGACTGTCAATGTTCAATTTGGTGTGGCCAACCATACTGCAGAAGAACTGCGACATTATGCCTTTGATGGCATTCTGGGTCTGGGGATGGGCCACTCTGTCACTGGGAGTTTTTTTAAGGAGGTCAGGCAACAGAACGCCCTCAAGCCGATCGTTGCCATCAGCATGAACAGAGATTCGGACGGCGTGAACGACGGCCAGGCCACTTTCGGCGGCATTGACCCGGCCAAGCATGTCGGCGAGATCAAGTACGCCGACGTCACGACGGAGCACAAGGCGAAGGGCGAGTGGGTCATTCCCATCGAGGGTTTTTCGTTCGACGGAAAACAGGCCAAACTCAACTCTACAAAAGCTATCATCGACACCGGAACAACATACATCTTTGGGTCGCCGCCCGACGTCGCGGAGCTCTTCAAGCTCGTTCCCGGGGCCAAACTAGATGAGAAGCCGGCCTACACCGAGTATATCGTCCCCTGCGATACCAAAACGGCATTCAAAGTTACTTTTGGAGGTGTCGCATATGAGATTCCAGCCAAGGACTGGGTGGCCCAAGTCGAAGATGACAAGTGTCTCAGCCGTATCTATGGCTATATCGATCTACCTAGTTTTCGGCCTGGCGAATGGATTATGGGGGATGTTTTCCTCAAGAATGTTTATTCTGTGTTCGATGCCGACAACGGCAACATGCGAATAGGCTTTGCAAACAAGGCAGCCCCGCCCAAGCCGACGAGCACGGGCAACACAGGTGCTGTGGCGACTGGCGAAGATGGTCGACCTGTCGTACCTGGATCTACTGGGAGCGCAACTGGCGAGACAAGTGCTGAGACGGTAACCCCAAAGACGGTCTCTGGTGGCAGCAAAGTAGGAGGTGTCGCGTTTACCTTGGCCTGGGCTCTGGTCGCTTGGGCCATGTTGGCGGTGTGA